From the genome of Nitrosomonas sp., one region includes:
- a CDS encoding IS5 family transposase produces MLTPSKTFHQPSLFETDLLLQLDPSDPLLKLSTVIPWHVFDEAFSVHYTEGIGAPSKPIRLMVGLLILKQLENLSDEAVVLQWKRNPYYQAFCGMKEFQRRLPCHSTELVHFRKRIGAEGVERIFRMSVGLHGKAAQEDAVHIDTTVQEKNITYPTDSKLAIKIINRLNKLAKAHGIPQRRTFVKEVKSLRLDIRHFRHAKKRAKAKRALKRLRTIAGILIRELRRKLPQYCLFERYQQDFLLYERILKQQPKDTNKIYSLHEPQVYCVAKGKDHKQYEYGSKASIACTARNNIIVGVVNHEQNLHDSHTLPEILQHVETSRGKAASQAVCDRGYCGKSEVNGTTIILPGKALKRDSRYQRDKKRKQCRRRAAIESIIGHLKSDYRMARNYLKGAIGDQINLLMAACTWNLKQWLLAIFWLFFAAKHKAKISIAAGNF; encoded by the coding sequence ATGCTCACACCCAGCAAAACTTTTCATCAACCCAGTTTGTTTGAAACTGACCTGTTATTACAACTTGATCCTTCCGATCCGTTGCTCAAACTATCAACCGTTATCCCCTGGCACGTGTTTGACGAAGCGTTTAGCGTTCATTACACCGAAGGCATCGGCGCGCCCAGCAAACCCATTCGCCTGATGGTAGGATTGTTGATCCTGAAGCAACTGGAGAACTTGAGCGATGAAGCGGTAGTATTGCAGTGGAAGCGCAATCCGTACTACCAGGCTTTTTGCGGCATGAAAGAATTCCAACGCAGATTGCCTTGCCACAGCACGGAGCTGGTTCATTTTCGCAAGCGGATTGGCGCTGAAGGTGTTGAACGGATATTCCGGATGAGCGTTGGTTTGCATGGCAAAGCGGCGCAGGAAGATGCGGTTCATATTGACACCACAGTACAGGAAAAGAACATCACCTATCCGACAGACAGCAAGCTTGCAATCAAAATCATCAATCGCTTGAACAAGCTTGCCAAAGCGCATGGCATTCCCCAGCGGCGCACCTTCGTCAAGGAAGTCAAATCCCTGCGCCTGGATATTCGGCATTTTCGCCATGCCAAGAAAAGAGCCAAGGCCAAGCGTGCGCTGAAACGGTTGCGAACCATTGCGGGCATTTTGATACGGGAGCTCAGAAGGAAGCTGCCGCAGTACTGCTTGTTTGAACGCTACCAACAGGATTTTCTGCTGTATGAGCGTATTTTGAAACAGCAACCCAAAGACACAAACAAAATCTATTCCCTGCATGAACCACAGGTCTACTGTGTTGCCAAAGGAAAAGACCATAAACAATACGAATATGGCAGCAAGGCATCAATCGCCTGTACGGCGCGAAACAATATCATCGTCGGCGTGGTCAACCATGAACAAAACCTGCATGACAGCCATACGTTGCCGGAAATACTTCAGCATGTTGAAACATCGCGTGGCAAAGCGGCCAGCCAAGCGGTATGTGATCGCGGTTATTGCGGCAAAAGTGAAGTCAATGGAACAACAATCATTCTACCGGGAAAAGCACTCAAACGAGACAGTCGCTACCAGAGAGACAAGAAGCGTAAACAATGCAGAAGGCGTGCAGCGATTGAGTCCATTATTGGCCACTTGAAATCGGACTATCGAATGGCAAGAAACTATTTGAAAGGCGCCATCGGTGATCAGATCAACCTGCTGATGGCTGCTTGCACCTGGAATCTGAAACAATGGCTGTTGGCCATTTTTTGGCTGTTTTTTGCAGCAAAACATAAGGCAAAAATAAGCATTGCCGCTGGAAATTTCTGA
- a CDS encoding IS66 family transposase, translating into MKSLAQLDQLNLDADTKQQVTGIVQALLDQAQQEIRAQACKIEALTMELAHLRRIRFGKKNESLSVVQLSLFEESVLADIAAVDTEIEQIEPAVKTTPAKPPRSRAGRQPLPDHLPRIEHRHEPESCQCGQCGNTLLKIGEDVTEQLDVEPAKFFVHRHIRPQYACKACETVTAEPVPPAVIDGGIASPGLLAWVISNKYLNHLPLYRLEQMAAREQVILSRSTLAEWVGRTGVALQPLADQLKWHLLQGNTLHADETPVAQLEPGNGKTRKAYLWVYRSNDLDPGPRIVVFDYQISRSGRHTQDFLQNWQGHLLVDDYGGYKALFSREESPCIELACWAHARRKFFDLHQANDSPMAFEALQRIGELYAIEAEGKQLTIEARQQLRKQKSLPALDALYDWLMQTRMQTANGGASAKALDYTLKRWPTLVRYVHTGHLPIDNNPAENVIRPIAVGKKNWLFVGSERAGQRAATIQTLLGTAQLNGLNPAAWLKETLDKLPAWPNSRIDELLPLAPEFIEALKREKF; encoded by the coding sequence ATGAAATCACTGGCGCAGCTTGATCAATTAAACCTTGATGCGGATACCAAACAACAGGTCACCGGTATTGTTCAAGCATTACTTGATCAGGCGCAACAAGAGATTCGTGCACAGGCATGCAAGATCGAGGCATTGACCATGGAGCTGGCGCATTTGCGCCGCATCCGTTTCGGCAAGAAGAATGAATCGTTGTCAGTGGTGCAGCTCAGTTTATTTGAAGAATCGGTGCTGGCTGATATTGCAGCCGTTGATACCGAAATCGAGCAGATTGAACCGGCTGTAAAAACAACACCGGCAAAACCGCCGCGTTCCCGTGCAGGCCGCCAACCGTTGCCTGATCATCTGCCACGCATCGAACACCGCCATGAACCGGAATCCTGCCAATGCGGACAGTGCGGCAACACGCTGCTCAAAATCGGTGAAGACGTCACCGAACAACTCGACGTAGAACCGGCCAAATTCTTTGTCCATCGTCACATTCGTCCGCAATATGCATGTAAGGCCTGCGAAACCGTCACCGCAGAACCGGTGCCACCGGCAGTCATTGACGGCGGCATAGCGTCACCGGGGTTATTGGCCTGGGTGATCAGCAACAAATACCTTAATCACCTGCCGCTCTATCGCCTGGAACAGATGGCTGCACGTGAACAAGTTATACTTTCGCGTTCCACATTGGCCGAATGGGTCGGCCGTACCGGTGTTGCGCTGCAACCCTTGGCAGACCAACTGAAATGGCATCTTTTGCAAGGAAACACCCTTCACGCCGATGAGACACCGGTTGCGCAACTGGAACCCGGCAACGGTAAAACCCGCAAAGCCTACCTGTGGGTCTACCGCAGCAATGACCTCGATCCCGGGCCGCGCATTGTTGTCTTTGATTATCAAATAAGTCGCAGTGGCCGGCATACGCAAGACTTTCTGCAAAACTGGCAAGGTCATTTGCTGGTCGACGACTATGGCGGGTACAAAGCCTTGTTCTCTCGAGAAGAGTCGCCTTGCATTGAACTGGCATGCTGGGCACACGCCAGGCGCAAATTCTTCGACCTGCATCAGGCCAATGACAGTCCGATGGCATTTGAAGCATTGCAGCGTATCGGCGAACTGTACGCAATCGAGGCCGAAGGCAAACAGCTGACCATCGAAGCGCGTCAACAGCTGAGAAAACAGAAAAGTCTGCCGGCACTCGATGCCTTGTACGACTGGCTGATGCAAACTCGAATGCAAACTGCCAACGGCGGCGCATCCGCCAAAGCACTCGACTACACACTCAAACGCTGGCCTACTCTAGTACGCTACGTACACACCGGCCACCTACCGATCGACAACAACCCGGCGGAAAATGTCATTCGTCCCATAGCTGTCGGCAAGAAAAACTGGCTCTTTGTCGGTTCTGAACGTGCCGGTCAACGCGCTGCCACTATTCAAACCCTGCTTGGCACCGCACAACTCAACGGCCTCAACCCAGCCGCATGGCTCAAAGAAACACTCGACAAACTTCCAGCCTGGCCTAATAGCCGTATCGATGAGTTGTTGCCACTCGCGCCGGAATTTATCGAGGCATTAAAACGAGAAAAATTCTAG
- the tnpB gene encoding IS66 family insertion sequence element accessory protein TnpB (TnpB, as the term is used for proteins encoded by IS66 family insertion elements, is considered an accessory protein, since TnpC, encoded by a neighboring gene, is a DDE family transposase.): MSGLIAHSGQIWMVVEPVDMRRGIDGLSLIVQQALGHSPCAGSAFVFCNRARNRMKVLLWDGTGVWLCQRRLHQGWFVWPKLGDRCFELSQSQWQWLTAGVDWQRLSALPPAHLRA; the protein is encoded by the coding sequence ATGTCTGGATTGATTGCGCATTCTGGACAAATCTGGATGGTTGTGGAGCCTGTGGATATGCGCCGGGGTATTGACGGATTGTCGCTTATTGTCCAACAGGCATTGGGGCATTCACCCTGTGCGGGTTCAGCTTTTGTATTTTGCAACCGCGCACGCAACCGGATGAAGGTGTTGTTGTGGGATGGCACTGGCGTTTGGTTATGTCAGCGCCGTTTGCATCAGGGCTGGTTTGTGTGGCCGAAGCTGGGAGATCGTTGTTTTGAATTGAGTCAATCACAGTGGCAATGGCTGACAGCAGGTGTGGACTGGCAGCGTTTATCGGCATTGCCACCTGCTCATTTGCGCGCATAA
- a CDS encoding IS66 family insertion sequence element accessory protein TnpB — MTTQEQQIRHIKAWQASGLSQVAYCRDHGLNSKTFGNWLRVYRDVQKDNQRTSLIPVTIRTTTTPSDYLKLRCSGGHTLELPADVSPQWLGELLRCLD; from the coding sequence ATGACAACCCAAGAACAACAGATACGTCATATCAAAGCGTGGCAGGCGAGCGGTTTGTCGCAAGTGGCTTATTGCCGTGATCATGGATTGAACAGCAAGACATTTGGGAATTGGCTACGGGTTTATCGTGATGTGCAAAAAGACAATCAACGAACTTCGTTGATACCGGTGACGATCAGAACAACCACAACACCATCGGATTATCTGAAACTGCGTTGTTCAGGCGGTCATACACTCGAACTGCCGGCAGATGTATCACCACAATGGCTCGGTGAATTGTTGAGATGTCTGGATTGA